A window of Plasmodium malariae genome assembly, chromosome: 5 contains these coding sequences:
- the PmUG01_05042300 gene encoding uncharacterized protein produces the protein MFKNHINQENYCYYWRECEKYFDCDNMNCLDDEDYSDAAIHKFLNKLGNEDLSNMFKEKGPCSKFTLREGSDHYKETD, from the exons atgtttaaaaatcATATAAACCAAGAGAactactgttattattgGAGAGAgtgtgaaaaatattttgattgTGATA ATATGAATTGTTTAGATGATGAGGATTATTCAGATGCAGCAATTCATaaatttcttaataaattGGGAAATGAAGATCTTAGTAATATgtttaaagaaaaaggacCTTGTTCGAAATTCACATTACGAGAAGGCAGTGATCATTACAAAGAGACAGATTAA